A section of the Rossellomorea marisflavi genome encodes:
- a CDS encoding beta-ketoacyl synthase N-terminal-like domain-containing protein, whose product MEDIVVTGYGLKIPGAKNKQEFHHILEAGICTHSILKGKGRNEGDIIAGLIDDEFETFGNRNYRRYPRSTRLAVAAARDAVDMSGLSADPRRIGVIIGTSAGAILEVEAYAPVASGLKGYPVHGVSIVDSHTISSTVSEHIGAKGPAYTITTGCTASLDAVSLGKLLLKTGQVDACLVGGTDAPLGQWSINGFLKMKAIQSASSITDAGVPFSEQHDGFVLAEGAAMLILERREDALKKGRPIHGSIGKVVSRNEGKPMLQVDETGKEMLLVLQAVVGDATPTYVNSQALGLKVNDRIESKNHHRMFKGKVPITSIKGMTGHSFAAMGAIQTISSILSMEYGFIPPTIKTRQKGFESLPLVRETIYQPVSSVSITTHGISGNNACMLISK is encoded by the coding sequence TTGGAAGATATAGTCGTGACCGGGTATGGCCTGAAGATACCCGGTGCAAAGAATAAACAAGAATTCCATCATATATTGGAGGCAGGGATTTGCACCCACTCCATCCTGAAAGGAAAGGGAAGAAACGAAGGAGATATCATTGCGGGGCTGATCGACGATGAGTTCGAGACGTTCGGCAACAGGAATTACCGGCGGTATCCGAGATCGACAAGACTCGCCGTCGCGGCCGCACGCGATGCGGTTGACATGAGCGGGCTGTCGGCGGATCCCAGACGGATCGGCGTCATCATCGGTACATCGGCAGGGGCGATCCTGGAAGTGGAAGCCTATGCCCCAGTGGCATCAGGATTGAAAGGCTATCCGGTCCACGGGGTTTCCATCGTCGATTCCCATACGATTTCCTCCACTGTATCGGAGCATATCGGGGCGAAGGGGCCTGCATATACCATTACGACAGGCTGTACGGCAAGTCTTGATGCCGTGTCCTTGGGGAAATTACTGCTTAAGACGGGTCAGGTCGATGCCTGCCTGGTCGGGGGGACCGATGCCCCTCTTGGACAGTGGAGCATCAATGGCTTCCTCAAGATGAAGGCCATTCAATCTGCCAGCTCCATCACCGATGCAGGCGTCCCTTTCTCTGAACAGCATGACGGCTTCGTCCTCGCAGAAGGAGCGGCCATGCTCATCCTCGAAAGAAGGGAAGATGCGCTTAAAAAGGGGCGACCCATCCACGGAAGTATCGGAAAAGTGGTCTCACGCAATGAAGGGAAGCCGATGCTCCAGGTTGATGAGACGGGCAAAGAGATGCTTTTGGTCCTCCAAGCGGTTGTAGGGGATGCGACCCCCACCTATGTGAACAGCCAGGCACTCGGCCTGAAGGTGAATGACCGGATCGAATCCAAGAATCACCATCGCATGTTCAAAGGGAAGGTCCCGATCACGTCGATCAAAGGGATGACGGGCCATTCCTTTGCCGCCATGGGAGCGATCCAGACGATCTCTTCCATCCTGTCCATGGAGTACGGATTTATCCCGCCCACCATCAAAACCAGGCAGAAAGGATTTGAGTCCCTTCCCTTGGTGAGGGAGACGATCTATCAGCCGGTCTCGAGCGTCAGCATCACCACACACGGCATAAGCGGAAATAATGCCTGTATGCTAATTTCGAAGTAG
- a CDS encoding EAL domain-containing protein, with protein sequence MFFLYSVIVALIPIIIGATILRMFKGSRLSRVLFLFLVFATFWQLDVSVLFAYTLLPEEVVEFLFRLFRFGSIMIAPILFHVAYTVYTQEMKHLKGTRWRFFMNRSILIFFYCWSFAVYVIGWTEKGVASLRVINPGHAFPFYFPVPGEYSWVFYLNTIMFAVSLAVSYLLSRWIESPAQRSFLIHFTISTVVGYSLGVLNLYPGSMLLPSSFAVLLFAISILILSNRIHVETVKKMNERIDEQHTFLRTVIDMNPSYIYAKDEDGRYYLVNLAYASLFGLSKDEMIGKTDLELQESRQTGGDIAEMDRFILRTMRGIDVEEEKFVDTSGGVRWLQTSKIPIVTDDTTLVLCVSTDITERKEHEEELAYQANHDVLTRLPNRRQFNDDLTGFLEDASGGALMLIDLDRFKYINDTLGHDFGDLLLIEVAERLEDFLRSYGANVYRLGGDEFTLLFPDCSKEDAVAIANDLLDQFRREFWIQGQEYTITPSIGISLYPQDARDAKTLVKNADTAMYYVKEKGKNSFQFFSDEMNHQFYRKMVIEKELRSALSRNELTLHYQPSWHLSTEKVCGMEALLRWTNQTLGPVSPSEFIPVAEETGLIIPIGEWVLKEACKQNVRWQRAGYPPMKVGVNVSIKQLLDESFACMVKDVLKRTGLNPDYLDLEVTESIAMYELDIMIRKLNELKEIGVSISMDDFGTGYSSLSYLKQYPLDTLKIDRSFIKGISSHEDHKAIVMSIISMAKHLQLKVTAEGVEDMGEYDFLKQTECDVIQGYAISRPLSPEDFEKNVFGKMKL encoded by the coding sequence ATGTTTTTTTTATACTCAGTTATCGTCGCATTGATTCCGATCATCATCGGCGCCACCATCCTTCGCATGTTCAAAGGAAGCCGTCTATCGAGGGTGCTTTTCTTATTCCTCGTTTTCGCCACGTTCTGGCAGTTGGATGTATCGGTATTATTCGCTTATACGCTGCTCCCTGAGGAGGTAGTCGAGTTTCTCTTCAGGCTCTTCCGGTTCGGCAGCATCATGATCGCACCGATTCTCTTCCACGTGGCCTACACCGTTTATACGCAGGAGATGAAGCACTTGAAGGGGACCAGATGGCGCTTCTTCATGAATAGGAGCATCCTCATCTTCTTCTATTGCTGGAGTTTCGCTGTTTATGTGATCGGATGGACCGAGAAGGGGGTCGCCTCCCTGCGGGTGATCAATCCAGGTCATGCATTCCCATTCTACTTCCCTGTACCAGGCGAGTATTCGTGGGTGTTTTATCTGAATACGATCATGTTCGCCGTCAGTCTCGCTGTATCCTATTTATTATCGAGATGGATCGAGAGCCCGGCCCAGCGTTCCTTCCTGATCCACTTCACCATCTCCACCGTGGTGGGCTATTCCCTCGGGGTACTGAATCTCTATCCCGGTTCCATGCTGCTACCGAGTTCATTCGCGGTCCTGCTGTTCGCCATTTCCATCTTGATCTTGTCTAATCGCATCCATGTGGAAACCGTGAAGAAGATGAATGAACGGATCGATGAGCAGCACACCTTCCTCAGGACGGTGATCGATATGAACCCGAGCTATATTTATGCAAAAGATGAGGACGGGCGGTATTACCTGGTGAATCTCGCTTATGCCTCCTTATTCGGGCTCTCCAAGGATGAGATGATCGGCAAGACCGATCTGGAGCTGCAGGAGAGCAGGCAGACGGGCGGGGACATTGCGGAAATGGACCGGTTCATCTTGCGGACGATGAGGGGGATCGATGTCGAGGAAGAGAAATTCGTCGACACAAGCGGCGGTGTCCGCTGGCTCCAAACGTCGAAGATCCCCATTGTGACGGATGACACCACCCTGGTGCTCTGTGTATCCACAGACATCACGGAGCGGAAGGAGCATGAAGAAGAGCTTGCCTATCAGGCGAATCACGATGTATTGACGAGGCTCCCGAATCGCCGGCAGTTCAATGATGATCTCACAGGCTTCCTTGAGGATGCCTCCGGTGGAGCCCTCATGCTCATCGATCTGGATCGATTCAAATACATCAATGATACCCTTGGTCACGACTTCGGGGACTTGCTCCTCATCGAAGTTGCCGAGCGTTTGGAAGATTTCCTGAGATCGTATGGAGCGAACGTCTATCGGCTTGGCGGGGATGAGTTCACCCTTCTCTTCCCGGATTGTTCCAAGGAGGACGCGGTGGCCATCGCCAACGATCTGCTCGATCAGTTCAGAAGGGAGTTCTGGATACAAGGACAGGAATATACCATCACACCGAGCATCGGGATCAGCCTTTATCCACAGGATGCCCGAGACGCCAAGACGCTCGTGAAAAATGCCGACACGGCCATGTACTATGTGAAAGAGAAAGGGAAGAACAGCTTCCAGTTCTTCTCTGATGAAATGAACCATCAGTTCTACCGGAAGATGGTCATCGAGAAAGAGCTGCGGTCGGCTCTCTCCCGCAACGAACTGACCTTGCATTACCAGCCGTCCTGGCATCTTTCAACTGAGAAGGTGTGTGGGATGGAGGCACTCCTTCGATGGACCAACCAAACCTTGGGTCCGGTGTCGCCGTCTGAATTCATTCCCGTTGCTGAAGAAACGGGACTCATCATCCCGATAGGGGAATGGGTGCTGAAGGAAGCCTGCAAGCAGAACGTCCGCTGGCAGCGTGCCGGCTACCCGCCGATGAAGGTAGGCGTCAATGTCTCGATCAAGCAGCTCCTTGACGAATCATTCGCCTGCATGGTGAAGGACGTTCTGAAGCGGACGGGTCTCAATCCGGATTATCTCGATCTAGAAGTCACCGAGAGCATCGCCATGTATGAACTAGACATTATGATCCGGAAGCTGAACGAACTGAAGGAGATCGGGGTTTCCATCTCCATGGATGATTTCGGGACGGGCTACTCAAGCTTGAGCTATCTGAAACAGTATCCACTCGATACGTTGAAGATCGACCGCTCCTTCATCAAGGGGATTTCTTCCCATGAGGATCACAAAGCCATCGTCATGAGCATCATCTCCATGGCCAAGCATCTGCAGCTGAAGGTCACCGCAGAAGGAGTCGAGGATATGGGGGAATACGACTTCCTGAAACAGACCGAATGCGATGTGATCCAAGGGTATGCCATCAGCAGACCTCTGTCTCCTGAAGACTTCGAGAAGAACGTATTCGGCAAGATGAAACTATAA